The following coding sequences are from one Dermacentor andersoni chromosome 5, qqDerAnde1_hic_scaffold, whole genome shotgun sequence window:
- the LOC126532444 gene encoding uncharacterized protein, translating to MTSMITLVSLAIMAAVASAGFLGGGSGGYGGYGGYGGGYGGYGGGYGGYGGGYGGYGGGYGGYGGGYGGYPAGRAFSYSTHIQHPSSYGGHGGYGGYGGYGGYGGYGGYGGYGGYGGYGGYGGYGGYGRGLGHGYGHGHGHGHGYHG from the exons ATGACGTCGATG aTCACGTTGGTATCCCTCGCCATTATGGCTGCTGTAGCGTCGGCTGGCTTCCTCGGTGGTGGCTCCGGAGGTTACGGCGGCTACGGTGGATATGGTGGAGGCTACGGTGGATATGGTGGAGGCTACGGAGGATACGGCGGTGGCTACGGAGGATACGGCGGTGGCTACGGAGGATACGGCGGTGGCTATGGCGGCTACCCTGCTGGCCGAGCTTTCTCTTACTCCACCCACATTCAGCACCCGTCATCGTATGGCGGCCACGGTGGTTACGGAGGATACGGAGGATACGGAGGATACGGTGGATACGGTGGATACGGTGGATACGGTGGATACGGAGGATACGGTGGATACGGAGGATACGGAGGATACGGACGTGGGCTTGGTCATGGCTACGGACACGGCCACGGTCATGGCCACGGATACCACGGCTGA